TATTACTGCATGCTTATGGTATGGACGCGCGTGAGTTTTTGCCATTTATTTTACCTTTGGTTGGCAAGTATGCCTTTTACCTGCCGCATTTGCGAGGATTTGGGGCGGCAAAAGATATCGACCTCACCCAGTTTGATTTTGTGCGCCAGTATGCCGATGATATCAGTGTCGTCATAGAGCAAATTTGCTTAGCGCGCAATATAGAGTCCTTGCCTGTTACCGCTATTTCGATGGGCGCACAAGTGATGTGGGCGTATTTTGAGCGTTATGGCGGCGCGAAAGTCAGCCGTTATTTGAATATTGACCAAAGTCCTGCTATCCATAATCAGCCTGATTGGCAAGGTGGCTTGTTTGGTGCGCGGCAGCAAGAAGTATTCGATATCTTTCACGAAGTAATTGAGAAAACTTTACCTTATGCTGAAATAAAAAGCTTTACCCACCTACCGTTTGCTCTAAAACGCCGTGCAACGGATGTCGAACGACTGTTCTCTCTCTTGTCCGTTAATCGAACGCGCTCGAAAGCGTTTATACAAGTGATGACTTATAAAAATGACCCCAAACTTGCGCTTTATGATCATAGTATTTGGCATCATAAAATGCGCTGCTTACAAGCCTATTTGATACTACCCTATGACTTTCGCGGTGCGATAGAGCGTGTCACTATTCCAGTGGTTAACCTCATCGGTGGTCGCTCCAAACTTTACGATGCTAAGTGGCAGCAAAAAGTCACCCAAATGCTACCTAATGCAACTGAGGTCGTGTTACCGCGCTCAGGTCATGCGATACCAATGGATGAGCCAATTGGGTTTTATAAAGTATTAAAAGGGTTTTTGCAGGACTAGTTGTTCATTTATATAAAAAAAGCGACCCGTTGAGGTCGCTTTTTATTTGAGCAATAAATTTTAAGCATTAATCCGCTAATGCTTTGGTCAGCTCAAATCGCGGCACTTGCTTACCCTCAACTTCAACCGTTTCAGAAAACATAGATAACGGTCGTACCCATACGCCATACTCACCGTATAGACAACGATAAACGACTAGCGACTCTTCCGTTTCTGAATGCTGCGCGGTATGCAAAACTTGATACAGGCTGCCTTTATAATGGCGGTAAATGCCTTGGGGGATGGTTTGAGTCATAGCCATTTTAAGAAACCTTATTCATATCAATATCGTAACCTGATGCTCTCATTTCTCTAACAAGGCTCAACTTCCAACCCTGTGATTCATCTAAAGAAATATAAACTACACCTGATATATCATTTGGTTTTTCAACATTGCCTTTAACAAGTGCAACAACATTCTTCCTACCGATTTTGCCTATCAAAAAACCATGTTCAAAAACGACGTTTTGTCTAGCTCTAGGTTGAAGGTTATCTTGATCACTTTTAGCCGCACCGACATCACATTGAGTATAAAGCACAATAGCAAAACC
This region of Psychrobacter sp. JCM 18902 genomic DNA includes:
- a CDS encoding alpha/beta fold hydrolase, producing the protein MKKNLINLPTNYQLKTIDITLTDGTLLPVSVIGSGKPVILLHAYGMDAREFLPFILPLVGKYAFYLPHLRGFGAAKDIDLTQFDFVRQYADDISVVIEQICLARNIESLPVTAISMGAQVMWAYFERYGGAKVSRYLNIDQSPAIHNQPDWQGGLFGARQQEVFDIFHEVIEKTLPYAEIKSFTHLPFALKRRATDVERLFSLLSVNRTRSKAFIQVMTYKNDPKLALYDHSIWHHKMRCLQAYLILPYDFRGAIERVTIPVVNLIGGRSKLYDAKWQQKVTQMLPNATEVVLPRSGHAIPMDEPIGFYKVLKGFLQD
- a CDS encoding DUF1653 domain-containing protein, whose amino-acid sequence is MTQTIPQGIYRHYKGSLYQVLHTAQHSETEESLVVYRCLYGEYGVWVRPLSMFSETVEVEGKQVPRFELTKALAD